A DNA window from uncultured Methanoregula sp. contains the following coding sequences:
- a CDS encoding DUF2115 domain-containing protein, which yields MSLFGKKPDSPAIASLPTDIAGQCKTLKNAATRGELGEEIARLVLIYSPVDIQRMKQNFATNVITLTPEYRQELTTKINEHLLGTYQKIRLARQQGTFATLKESLSAEQGTYWDMVSRQCRDDESGDAPRIRFLKYLLAGYCMLVLCEPGHPAGTPFPGGDRVELIDGVYYCPVRDKSNDVDAALCPYCPAEQTPEVGYLRPPTGKSEHRKQEFIDNCYRYHNFNG from the coding sequence ATGTCACTCTTTGGAAAAAAACCGGATTCCCCAGCAATCGCCTCTTTACCCACGGATATAGCCGGCCAGTGTAAAACATTGAAAAATGCAGCAACACGGGGGGAACTCGGGGAGGAGATTGCCCGGCTCGTGCTTATCTACTCCCCTGTGGATATCCAGCGGATGAAGCAGAATTTTGCTACTAACGTCATCACTCTTACTCCGGAATACCGGCAGGAACTCACAACAAAGATTAACGAGCATCTGCTTGGAACCTACCAGAAGATCCGGCTTGCCCGGCAACAGGGCACTTTTGCCACCCTGAAAGAATCCCTGTCCGCTGAACAAGGAACCTACTGGGATATGGTCAGCCGCCAGTGCCGGGATGATGAATCTGGTGATGCACCCCGGATCCGGTTCCTGAAATATCTTCTTGCAGGATATTGCATGCTCGTGCTTTGCGAACCCGGGCATCCTGCCGGCACCCCGTTTCCCGGCGGGGACCGGGTTGAGTTGATTGACGGAGTATATTATTGTCCGGTCCGGGATAAATCCAATGATGTGGATGCAGCTCTCTGCCCGTACTGTCCGGCAGAGCAGACTCCCGAAGTCGGCTACCTCCGCCCCCCCACCGGCAAAAGCGAGCACCGCAAACAGGAGTTCATCGACAACTGTTACCGGTACCACAACTTCAATGGATGA
- a CDS encoding Ppx/GppA phosphatase family protein codes for MNSRTVGPEGRVVSFIDMGTNSIRILVVRLNPNHSYTILSRQKQQVRLGDGEFEEDEITPEAMERAVIVCKKFTELGRTFNSEEFVAVATSAAREASNQNELLHRIRLEAQLDIRVISGREEARLIYLGVASGLHLGSSVGFFIDIGGGSTEIAVGNEKDYQYLDSFRLGAIRLANLYFPPAETGPVSSERYRKVQQHIKNSIVHSLAKIPKGTINCAVGSSGTIINLAEIAHKALHPDTPATDLVLSYKDLKKVIDLLCSLSLEQRRKVPGINPERADIIIAGAAVLDTFMKELSLDRISVTTRGLQDGLLVDYLSRMDSFPLLGELSSRQRSVLQLGRSCGINEAHARTVTSLVLEMFDSAKETGLHNYGDQTRELLEYATFLHDIGSFISYTNHHAHSYYIIRNSELLGFDQKEVTFMANLARFHRKKAPKKKDPGIAELDAKDRDVLRILATFIRLGESLDRSHAALIQHVRFTRAEADMVHLEIVTRGDCQLEIWGIENERKAFEKVFAKKFSFSMIDSQSGESP; via the coding sequence GTGAATTCCCGTACCGTGGGACCCGAAGGCCGGGTTGTTTCGTTCATCGATATGGGGACCAACTCCATACGCATCCTTGTTGTGCGGCTCAACCCCAACCATTCCTATACGATTCTCAGCCGGCAGAAGCAGCAGGTCCGCCTGGGAGATGGCGAATTTGAAGAGGATGAGATAACGCCCGAGGCAATGGAACGGGCGGTCATTGTCTGCAAAAAATTCACCGAGCTTGGCCGGACCTTCAATTCTGAGGAATTTGTCGCTGTAGCCACATCGGCTGCCCGTGAAGCCTCGAACCAGAATGAACTCCTCCACCGTATCCGGCTCGAAGCCCAGCTGGATATCCGGGTCATCTCCGGCAGGGAAGAGGCGCGTCTCATCTATCTCGGGGTTGCAAGCGGCCTGCATCTTGGTTCTTCTGTTGGTTTTTTCATTGACATTGGTGGCGGGAGCACGGAAATAGCAGTAGGAAACGAGAAGGATTACCAGTACCTGGATAGCTTCAGGCTTGGGGCAATCCGGCTTGCCAATCTCTATTTTCCCCCGGCCGAGACAGGGCCGGTATCCTCAGAACGGTACCGGAAAGTCCAGCAGCATATCAAGAATTCCATTGTCCATTCCCTTGCAAAAATTCCCAAAGGAACCATTAATTGCGCTGTCGGCAGTTCCGGCACTATCATCAATCTTGCAGAAATAGCCCACAAAGCCCTGCACCCCGATACCCCGGCAACAGACCTGGTGCTGAGTTACAAGGATTTAAAAAAAGTGATCGACCTGCTCTGCTCGCTTTCCCTGGAACAGCGGAGGAAAGTTCCCGGCATCAACCCGGAGCGGGCCGATATCATCATTGCCGGGGCAGCTGTTCTCGATACATTTATGAAAGAGCTCTCGCTTGACCGCATTAGCGTCACAACCCGCGGTCTCCAGGACGGCCTTCTCGTGGATTATCTCTCCCGGATGGATTCGTTTCCCCTGCTCGGCGAACTCTCTTCCCGGCAGCGGAGCGTCCTCCAGCTTGGGAGATCCTGCGGGATCAACGAAGCCCATGCCCGGACCGTGACCAGTCTCGTGCTTGAGATGTTCGATTCTGCAAAAGAGACGGGTCTCCATAATTACGGGGACCAGACCCGCGAACTTCTTGAATATGCAACATTCCTCCATGATATCGGTTCTTTTATCTCTTACACCAATCACCATGCCCACTCGTATTACATTATCCGGAATTCCGAGCTTCTCGGGTTTGACCAGAAAGAAGTCACATTCATGGCAAACCTGGCCCGGTTCCACCGGAAAAAGGCGCCAAAAAAGAAGGATCCCGGTATAGCTGAACTCGATGCAAAGGACCGCGATGTGCTCCGTATCCTCGCAACCTTTATCCGGCTGGGGGAAAGCCTGGACCGGAGCCATGCGGCCCTGATCCAGCATGTCCGTTTTACCCGGGCAGAGGCTGACATGGTCCATCTGGAGATTGTAACGCGTGGCGACTGCCAGCTTGAGATCTGGGGTATCGAGAATGAGAGAAAAGCATTCGAGAAAGTTTTTGCAAAAAAATTTTCATTCTCCATGATCGATTCGCAATCCGGGGAATCCCCCTGA
- a CDS encoding protein kinase — translation MELQVIRKLGEGTQGEVYLVEGPRGYQAVKWYKPEQATADQKTAILYLVRTGPPFGAGGKRFIWPLDLVTSGSSRQFGYLMSRIDTQRFAELGEVWAHLKPVPNFSALCEISYQLANSYRSLHLSGHCYRDISAGNLMFDPKCGDILICDNDNVGVNRQSRCQVWGTMEYMAPEIIRGEADPSTQTDLHSLAILLFYLWVWHHPFHGEMEYRFHCWDIPAKKKVYGETPVFVFDPDNTTNMLPPDPDYTIARERWGYCPEDLKNAFIRAFSEGLKDPGRRVTEGEWQNLFLDLKDRIILCPKCGAENISCRDRDTECWHCHTRISLPPSLIIRRPTGETQIALGLGSLILRRHITTNSAQDDGAARVGIIVPHPTIKGAAGIRNESLLIWHAEFPDGSRIEVPPGRAVPLNPGVIITIEGIPLTIAAPRNGENR, via the coding sequence ATGGAACTCCAGGTGATCAGGAAACTCGGGGAAGGAACGCAGGGAGAAGTATACCTTGTCGAAGGGCCCCGGGGATACCAGGCCGTGAAATGGTACAAACCCGAGCAGGCAACGGCAGACCAGAAGACCGCGATCCTCTACCTTGTCCGTACCGGCCCCCCGTTCGGGGCCGGTGGGAAACGGTTCATCTGGCCGCTCGACCTCGTCACCTCCGGTTCTTCCCGGCAGTTCGGGTACCTGATGTCCCGGATTGATACGCAAAGATTTGCCGAGCTTGGCGAAGTCTGGGCCCATCTTAAACCGGTACCGAATTTCTCGGCCCTGTGCGAGATCTCGTACCAACTCGCTAACAGCTACCGCTCGCTTCACCTGTCCGGGCATTGTTACCGGGATATTTCTGCCGGTAACCTGATGTTCGACCCCAAATGTGGGGATATTCTCATCTGCGATAATGACAATGTGGGAGTGAACCGCCAGTCCCGCTGCCAGGTCTGGGGTACCATGGAGTATATGGCCCCCGAGATTATCCGGGGGGAGGCTGACCCATCCACCCAGACGGATCTCCATTCCCTGGCAATCCTCCTCTTCTACCTCTGGGTCTGGCACCATCCGTTCCACGGTGAGATGGAGTACCGGTTCCATTGCTGGGATATCCCGGCCAAGAAGAAAGTCTACGGAGAGACCCCGGTCTTTGTTTTCGATCCAGATAACACCACCAATATGCTCCCTCCTGATCCAGATTATACTATTGCACGGGAGCGATGGGGCTACTGCCCGGAGGATCTTAAAAATGCATTCATCCGGGCGTTCTCCGAAGGACTGAAAGACCCGGGCCGCCGGGTTACGGAAGGGGAGTGGCAGAATCTCTTCTTGGATCTCAAGGATCGGATCATCCTCTGCCCGAAGTGCGGTGCAGAAAATATTTCCTGCCGCGATCGCGATACAGAATGCTGGCACTGCCACACGCGGATATCGTTACCCCCGTCCCTCATCATCCGGCGCCCCACGGGTGAGACCCAGATAGCTCTTGGCCTTGGCAGCCTGATCCTCCGCCGGCATATCACCACAAATTCTGCCCAGGATGACGGTGCAGCCAGAGTCGGGATCATAGTCCCGCACCCGACTATCAAGGGCGCCGCCGGTATCCGCAACGAATCACTGTTGATCTGGCATGCAGAATTTCCGGATGGCAGCCGTATCGAAGTTCCTCCCGGAAGAGCGGTACCGCTGAATCCCGGGGTTATAATAACGATTGAAGGCATACCCTTGACTATCGCCGCTCCAAGGAACGGGGAGAACAGATGA
- a CDS encoding HEAT repeat domain-containing protein, translated as MKDLPRTILKDLVQRYGESIAQDPFRCEALLRDTCGACGREIFVLVSAVRQHVPLDLLAPRHNLPLSLMKGFMIKRLQDELGLSDEAARWAVETWADALGLSEKPDESLAGSPAVAPQQETRKIRPSPDPALLERWTMDLASGAIIPALNAVEGLGQYGDAASISLLIGALSGNHWRIRNAAYDALVRISPESVPALIRTLNDPDEARISRAVFLLAAIRDRNATEPLLTLLGRSPALDKSLIFALGEIGDLRAASALSKYLVSPDSEISLAAAGALQKISGSKPAR; from the coding sequence ATGAAAGACCTGCCAAGAACAATCTTGAAAGACCTTGTACAGCGGTACGGGGAATCCATTGCACAGGATCCGTTCCGGTGCGAAGCTCTTCTCCGGGATACCTGTGGTGCCTGCGGACGGGAGATCTTTGTCCTTGTCAGCGCTGTGCGCCAGCACGTGCCTCTGGATCTCCTTGCGCCCCGGCACAATCTCCCGCTTTCCTTAATGAAAGGGTTCATGATAAAACGCCTCCAGGATGAACTGGGGCTCTCGGACGAAGCCGCCCGCTGGGCAGTTGAGACCTGGGCAGATGCTCTCGGTCTTTCTGAAAAACCTGATGAAAGCCTTGCAGGATCTCCGGCAGTTGCTCCCCAGCAGGAAACCCGGAAAATACGCCCGTCACCGGATCCGGCCCTGCTCGAAAGATGGACCATGGATCTTGCATCCGGTGCGATCATACCGGCACTCAACGCTGTTGAAGGACTCGGGCAGTACGGCGATGCGGCGAGTATCAGTCTCCTCATCGGGGCACTTTCCGGCAATCACTGGAGAATACGGAATGCCGCATACGACGCCCTGGTGCGTATCTCCCCCGAGTCAGTTCCTGCACTTATCAGAACATTGAACGATCCGGATGAGGCACGGATCTCCCGCGCAGTATTCCTCCTGGCCGCAATCCGGGACCGGAATGCAACCGAACCGCTCCTCACCCTTCTCGGACGCTCTCCCGCTCTCGATAAATCCCTGATCTTCGCGCTTGGTGAAATTGGCGACCTGCGGGCTGCATCAGCCCTCTCGAAATACCTGGTCTCTCCGGATTCCGAGATCAGCCTTGCAGCAGCGGGGGCACTTCAAAAAATATCCGGCTCAAAACCTGCCCGTTAA
- a CDS encoding CHAD domain-containing protein — translation MIVLPEGSLTHAGLCWFGMQELPPRLEAFEAEMEGVRQAKDIENIHRMRVASRRLRAALPLFEDCFPKKPYNRWMGEIANITRALGEARDADVQIAFLQKQIRKKSSLWKLQHPDTKGQEFPENPALRYLLSELKKKRAALQTRVISALDALEKSRVIPEMKTYFSAIRNIQPHAPVKALMFGVSPVAALRIYSRLETFLGFEIWVSHPEAVAEHHATRIAAKKLRYTMELFGPVYRLGLKKPIGRVKKIQEILGDIHDCDVWIDTITRLLLRERNRLRSDNCEKRPDTATLASLKIVLREREKERLTLYRNFVRNWESQKRAGTWNDLKTTLVQARKDRYHPKGAAREAEARAAAEALVPVYPEGIPHSSTVTRLSLMLFDALRPIHRMENNERFLLECAAMLHDIGWVSGSRRHNRKSASIIFAAETLPFDIPERAIISLAALAHRGNVSPETEDVYHFIPEKERQAALFLAAILRVADGFDYPRRGAVQEIHCVINADTIVADALSADDIAVEKEHARVKSDLFNRVFARELVIR, via the coding sequence ATGATCGTTCTGCCTGAGGGATCGCTCACCCATGCCGGCTTATGCTGGTTCGGCATGCAGGAACTCCCCCCCCGTCTTGAGGCATTCGAGGCCGAAATGGAGGGTGTCCGTCAGGCAAAGGACATTGAGAACATCCACCGGATGCGGGTGGCCTCCCGCCGTCTCCGGGCTGCCCTTCCCCTTTTTGAGGATTGCTTTCCCAAAAAGCCATACAACCGGTGGATGGGAGAGATAGCGAATATCACGCGGGCACTGGGCGAGGCACGGGATGCGGACGTCCAGATCGCATTCCTGCAAAAACAGATCCGGAAGAAGAGCAGTCTCTGGAAATTGCAGCATCCCGATACAAAAGGGCAGGAATTTCCCGAAAATCCGGCCCTGCGGTACCTGCTTTCCGAACTCAAGAAAAAGCGTGCAGCGCTCCAGACACGCGTGATTTCTGCCCTGGATGCGCTGGAGAAGAGCCGGGTTATTCCCGAGATGAAGACCTATTTTTCTGCTATCCGGAACATCCAGCCGCACGCCCCGGTAAAAGCCCTGATGTTCGGCGTTTCTCCGGTTGCTGCCCTCAGGATTTATTCCCGTCTTGAGACCTTTCTGGGTTTTGAGATCTGGGTAAGTCATCCTGAAGCGGTTGCAGAGCACCATGCAACCCGGATTGCTGCAAAAAAACTCCGGTACACCATGGAACTCTTTGGCCCGGTTTACCGCCTGGGCCTGAAAAAACCGATCGGCCGGGTAAAAAAGATCCAGGAGATCCTTGGCGATATCCATGACTGCGATGTCTGGATCGATACCATCACAAGGCTCCTCCTCCGGGAACGCAACCGGCTCCGGTCTGACAATTGTGAGAAGCGGCCGGATACTGCCACCCTGGCAAGCCTGAAAATTGTACTGCGGGAGCGGGAAAAAGAGCGTCTTACCCTGTACCGTAATTTTGTGCGGAACTGGGAATCGCAGAAACGGGCGGGAACCTGGAATGATCTCAAAACAACTCTTGTCCAGGCAAGAAAGGATCGGTACCATCCAAAAGGAGCTGCCCGCGAGGCTGAAGCCCGGGCAGCTGCAGAGGCCCTTGTCCCGGTTTATCCCGAAGGAATTCCGCACAGCAGCACGGTGACACGGCTCTCACTCATGCTCTTTGATGCACTCCGCCCGATACACCGGATGGAGAACAATGAACGGTTCCTTCTTGAATGCGCCGCAATGCTCCATGACATTGGCTGGGTCTCCGGTTCCCGTCGGCATAACCGGAAGAGCGCATCGATCATCTTTGCTGCAGAAACCCTCCCATTCGATATACCCGAGCGTGCAATAATCAGCCTTGCTGCACTTGCCCACCGGGGAAATGTTTCCCCGGAGACAGAGGATGTCTACCATTTTATCCCGGAAAAAGAAAGGCAGGCAGCCCTGTTCCTTGCGGCTATCCTGAGGGTTGCCGATGGTTTTGATTATCCCCGCAGGGGAGCGGTCCAGGAGATCCATTGCGTGATCAATGCCGATACGATTGTCGCCGATGCACTATCTGCTGATGATATTGCGGTAGAGAAAGAACATGCCCGGGTAAAATCCGATCTCTTCAACCGGGTTTTTGCCCGTGAACTGGTGATCCGGTGA
- a CDS encoding PP2C family serine/threonine-protein phosphatase, with product MQPIRDFQCTSEASLGWAFGCSRTGASHVRSGRPCEDAFALFSGSSGAKPCIAIAVADGHGDPRHDLSRTGSALAVQAAIDELVVFQRLHLHDVPGLTIRAEFKADFPRRTSRRWREAVSEDSGWKNPDRTQPETCGQSEISRYGSTLIAAMVVADMILISQIGDGDVVLVRPDGSVECPIPADPLLVGKETHSLSSRDAHLLWRTATLDRGAGGVLIVATDGVSDSFDGSDGEEFLRFIKSLVARIREFGMESVAGSMKTWLDRYSALASGDDMTLVFVCINAESADDKNITEQYGGGA from the coding sequence ATGCAGCCTATCCGGGATTTCCAGTGTACCAGTGAGGCAAGTCTCGGGTGGGCATTCGGATGCAGCCGTACCGGTGCATCCCATGTACGTTCCGGCCGTCCCTGTGAGGATGCTTTTGCCCTCTTCTCCGGCTCGTCCGGAGCAAAACCCTGTATCGCCATTGCAGTTGCCGATGGTCACGGGGATCCCCGCCACGACCTGAGCAGGACCGGCAGTGCCCTTGCCGTCCAGGCAGCAATCGACGAACTCGTAGTCTTCCAGCGGCTTCATCTACATGATGTCCCGGGCCTTACGATCCGCGCCGAATTCAAAGCGGATTTCCCGAGAAGGACGAGCAGGAGATGGCGAGAAGCAGTCAGCGAAGATTCCGGCTGGAAAAACCCTGACAGGACGCAACCCGAAACCTGCGGCCAGTCAGAAATCTCCCGTTATGGTTCCACCCTCATTGCGGCCATGGTTGTTGCCGATATGATCCTCATCAGCCAGATCGGCGACGGGGACGTAGTCCTGGTCCGGCCGGATGGATCGGTTGAATGCCCGATTCCGGCCGACCCGTTGCTTGTTGGAAAAGAGACCCACTCCCTGTCATCCCGGGATGCCCACCTTCTCTGGCGGACCGCGACCCTGGACCGCGGTGCAGGGGGAGTGCTTATTGTTGCAACGGACGGGGTCTCGGATTCGTTCGATGGTTCGGATGGTGAAGAGTTCCTGCGATTCATCAAAAGCCTGGTTGCCAGGATCCGGGAGTTCGGCATGGAGAGTGTTGCAGGATCCATGAAAACCTGGCTTGACCGGTATTCCGCCCTTGCCAGCGGCGATGATATGACCCTTGTCTTTGTCTGCATCAATGCAGAATCTGCGGACGATAAAAACATTACGGAACAATATGGCGGGGGTGCATAA
- a CDS encoding vWA domain-containing protein, with protein MADCSDSMRGKKIATLNQAIREAVPEVQKAVASYPQVEIQMRAIKFSDEASWHVGPDPVPLEQFVWPELETSGLTATAKALRLLEKELSIERMPRRGLPPVCILVSDGFCTDPRDEYDSAIADLAKIPWGVKAVRLAIAIGDESDYNETELLKFVNQDQIGLLKAHSPEELVSYIKWASVSASVASSRGRSRGTGAAEDTSNVIIDSPPPLITSNTELF; from the coding sequence ATGGCCGATTGTTCTGATTCCATGCGGGGAAAGAAGATTGCTACGTTGAACCAGGCAATCCGGGAAGCCGTCCCTGAAGTCCAGAAGGCGGTTGCCTCGTACCCGCAGGTCGAGATCCAGATGCGGGCAATAAAATTCTCCGATGAGGCATCCTGGCACGTGGGACCCGATCCGGTGCCCCTTGAACAGTTCGTCTGGCCCGAGCTCGAAACTTCGGGTCTGACGGCAACCGCAAAAGCTCTCCGCCTTCTTGAAAAGGAGCTCTCCATAGAGCGTATGCCAAGGCGCGGTCTTCCCCCGGTCTGCATACTTGTCTCCGATGGGTTTTGTACCGATCCGCGGGATGAATATGATTCTGCAATCGCCGATCTTGCAAAGATTCCCTGGGGAGTCAAAGCGGTCCGGCTTGCCATTGCCATTGGCGACGAGTCGGATTACAACGAGACCGAGCTCCTCAAGTTTGTCAACCAGGACCAGATCGGCCTCTTAAAAGCCCATTCTCCTGAAGAGCTGGTCTCGTACATCAAATGGGCCTCGGTCTCTGCATCCGTTGCCTCTTCCCGGGGCCGGAGCCGCGGAACCGGAGCAGCTGAGGACACCTCCAATGTGATCATCGATTCACCCCCGCCGCTGATCACATCGAATACCGAATTATTCTAA
- the ppk1 gene encoding polyphosphate kinase 1 has protein sequence MDSSTLQGTSVETGQSFGSDPTLFINRELSWIRFNRHVLDEALDKNHPLLERVKFLAIYANNLDEFFMVRVSGLQRQVSKGVLRAPPDGMTPSQQIDAIQQALLPELRVQYDCWHNEILPKLTAEGIIIHSYTTLNEQQKAAMHTFFVNEVFPVLTPLAFDSSHPFPFISNLSLNLAIIVRDPKGKDFFARVKVPTNLFSRLIRIPEPADSPRTSNSPIHFIYLEEIIAAHLNHLFPGLEVVSSFPFRITRDADLEIEVDDASDLLTTVEEVMEQRARGNPVRIEVDSSMHPDICHILEKKLGATSSMIYRVGHPVGMADLMELMAIDRPNLKDTPFLPSISPEIAEGKDIFATIRRHDVLLYQPYDSFSPVVNFIRQAAHDPDVLAIKITLYRVGSNSPIVNALMEARENGKAVAALIELKARFDEENNIGWARALEAEGVHVVYGVVGLKVHAKLCMVVRREKDCIRRYMHLGTGNYNATTSRIYTDFGMFTCDKQIGEDIANLFNFLTGYARIEQYNKLLVAPVTLRKSILEKIEREICLHREHGGGHLIFKMNALVDKDCIIALYRASQAGVRIDLQVRGICCLRPGIPGISENITVTAIVGRFLEHARIYYFHNNGNEEVFLGSADLMPRNLDKRVEILFPVQDEKIRSAIVSTILPIQLGDNVKKRMMHTDGTYTRAARSPGEELRNAQTWLMEHRGTWYDRSA, from the coding sequence ATGGATTCCTCTACGTTACAGGGCACCAGTGTTGAAACAGGACAATCCTTTGGAAGCGATCCGACCCTTTTTATCAACCGGGAACTGAGCTGGATCCGGTTCAACCGGCATGTCCTGGATGAAGCGCTGGACAAAAACCACCCGCTCCTGGAACGGGTCAAGTTCCTTGCGATCTATGCAAATAATCTGGACGAGTTCTTCATGGTGCGGGTATCCGGTCTCCAGCGCCAGGTATCAAAAGGTGTTCTCAGGGCCCCCCCGGATGGCATGACCCCCTCCCAGCAGATCGATGCAATCCAGCAGGCGCTCCTTCCCGAACTCCGTGTCCAGTACGACTGCTGGCACAATGAGATCCTCCCGAAACTCACGGCAGAGGGAATTATCATCCATTCCTATACTACGTTAAACGAGCAGCAGAAAGCTGCCATGCACACCTTTTTTGTCAACGAGGTCTTCCCGGTCCTCACGCCCCTTGCCTTTGACAGTTCCCATCCGTTTCCCTTCATCTCCAACCTCTCCCTCAACCTGGCCATCATTGTCCGCGATCCCAAAGGGAAGGACTTTTTCGCCCGGGTCAAGGTCCCAACTAACCTGTTCTCCCGGCTGATCCGGATCCCCGAACCTGCTGATTCGCCCCGGACCAGCAACAGCCCAATCCATTTCATCTATCTTGAAGAGATCATCGCTGCCCACCTCAATCATCTCTTCCCCGGCCTTGAAGTCGTATCCTCGTTCCCATTCCGGATCACAAGGGATGCGGATCTTGAGATCGAGGTTGATGATGCATCAGACCTGCTCACGACTGTTGAAGAAGTGATGGAACAGAGAGCCCGGGGAAACCCGGTCCGGATTGAAGTGGATTCCTCCATGCATCCCGATATCTGCCATATCCTTGAGAAGAAACTTGGGGCCACGTCCTCCATGATTTACCGGGTAGGGCATCCGGTAGGGATGGCAGATCTCATGGAACTCATGGCGATCGATCGCCCGAATCTCAAGGATACCCCGTTCCTGCCCTCAATCTCTCCCGAGATAGCGGAAGGAAAAGATATCTTTGCCACGATCCGTCGCCATGACGTTCTCCTCTACCAGCCGTACGACAGTTTCTCTCCCGTTGTCAATTTCATCCGGCAGGCTGCCCATGATCCGGATGTCCTTGCCATCAAGATTACCCTGTACCGCGTTGGATCCAATTCGCCGATTGTCAATGCCCTTATGGAAGCCCGGGAAAACGGCAAAGCGGTTGCTGCGCTGATCGAGCTGAAAGCCCGGTTCGATGAGGAGAACAATATCGGCTGGGCCCGGGCGCTCGAAGCCGAGGGTGTCCATGTTGTGTACGGGGTCGTCGGGCTCAAGGTCCACGCCAAGCTCTGCATGGTGGTCCGGCGTGAAAAAGACTGTATCCGCCGGTACATGCACCTGGGCACCGGCAATTATAATGCCACAACCAGCCGCATTTACACGGACTTTGGGATGTTCACCTGTGACAAACAGATCGGGGAGGATATTGCAAACCTCTTCAATTTCTTAACCGGCTATGCCCGGATCGAACAGTACAACAAACTCCTGGTAGCCCCGGTTACCCTGCGCAAGTCCATTCTTGAGAAGATTGAACGGGAGATCTGCCTTCACCGGGAACATGGCGGGGGCCATCTCATCTTCAAGATGAATGCCCTTGTTGACAAGGACTGCATCATTGCCCTTTACCGGGCTTCCCAGGCAGGAGTCCGGATCGATCTCCAGGTCCGGGGCATCTGCTGTCTCCGCCCGGGTATTCCCGGCATCAGCGAGAACATAACGGTAACAGCGATTGTGGGCCGGTTCCTCGAACATGCCCGGATCTATTATTTCCATAATAACGGCAATGAGGAAGTGTTTCTCGGAAGTGCCGATCTCATGCCCCGGAATCTCGACAAACGCGTGGAGATTCTTTTCCCTGTGCAGGATGAGAAGATCAGATCAGCTATCGTATCAACCATCCTTCCCATCCAGCTGGGCGATAATGTAAAAAAACGGATGATGCATACTGACGGGACATACACCCGTGCTGCCCGGTCCCCGGGGGAAGAATTGCGAAATGCCCAGACATGGCTCATGGAACACCGGGGTACCTGGTATGATCGTTCTGCCTGA